One Ananas comosus cultivar F153 linkage group 1, ASM154086v1, whole genome shotgun sequence DNA window includes the following coding sequences:
- the LOC109722894 gene encoding beta-hexosaminidase 3 isoform X1, which yields MSAKNLRFGLFLGLFLICSVAVHGIDLWPMPKSVSHGSKTLYVSREFGLYMEGSNYSDGLGILKGAFERMVDLVEASHVIDGNSSGSGVLSGVNVVVHSPEDSLNFGVDESYTLSVPAYGNPIHAQIEAETVFGALHALQTFSQLCSFNFVTRVVELRSAPWTISDLPRFPYRGLLIDTSRHYLPVRIIKGVIDAMTFSKLNVLHWHIVDTQSFPIEIPSYPRLWNGAYSYSERYTMADAVDIVQYAEKRGVNVLAEIDVPGHALSWGVGYPSLWPSASCQEPLDISNEFTFKVIDGILSDFSKVFKFKFVHLGGDEVDTSCWTITPHVKAWLNQHHMNESDGYRYFVLRAQKIAISHGYDVINWEETFNNFGNKLSPRTVVHNWLGGGVAQRVVAAGLRCIVSNQDKWYLDHLDAKWEGFYMNEPLTNISKPEQQKLVIGGEVCMWGEHIDASDIEQTIWPRAAAAAERLWSPLDKLASDPKQVTARLARFRCLLNQRGVAAAPLAGLGRAAPSEPGSCIKQ from the exons ATGTCAGCAAAAAACCTCAGATTTGGGCTCTTCCTTGGCTTGTTCTTGATTTGTTCCGTCGCCGTTCACGGCATAGACTTGTGGCCAATGCCGAAGTCGGTGAGCCACGGATCGAAAACGCTCTACGTAAGCAGGGAATTTGGGCTGTACATGGAGGGGAGCAACTATTCAGATGGTTTGGGGATCTTAAAAGGCGCTTTCGAGAGGATGGTTGATCTTGTTGAAGCTTCTCATGTTATCGACGGCAATTCGTCGGGTTCCGGTGTTCTTTCCGGCGTAAATGTCGTGGTGCATTCACCGGAGGATTCG CTGAATTTTGGGGTTGATGAATCATACACACTGAGTGTGCCCGCATATGGGAATCCTATACATGCTCAAATTGAG GCAGAAACAGTGTTTGGTGCACTGCATGCTTTACAG ACTTTTAGCCAACTGTGTTCTTTTAATTTCGTTACGAGGGTTGTCGAACTCCGTTCGGCTCCTTGGACTATTTCTGACCTGCCGAGATTTCCTTATCGCGGACTCCTTATAG ATACATCGCGACATTATCTTCCTGTACGGATAATAAAGGGCGTTATCGATGCAATGACCTTTAGTAAACTG AATGTTCTTCACTGGCACATTGTGGACACACAATCATTCCCCATCGAAATACCTTCATATCCAAGATTGTGGAATGGTGCATACTCTTATTCTGAGAGATATACGATGGCCGACGCTGTTGACATAGTACA ATACGCAGAAAAACGAGGAGTAAATGTCTTGGCAGAGATCGATGTTCCAGGACATGCTCTGTCATG GGGCGTCGGGTATCCATCATTATGGCCGTCAGCAAGCTGCCAAGAGCCGCTCGACATCAGCAACGAATTTACGTTCAAAGTAATCGATGGAATTCTTTCAG attttagtaaggtttttaagttcaaatttgtcCATTTGGGAGGTGATGAAGTTGATACAA GTTGCTGGACTATAACTCCTCATGTAAAAGCatg GTTGAATCAACATCATATGAACGAATCCGACGGCTACAGATACTTTGTTTTGCGAGCACAAAAAATAGCAATTTCACATGGTTATGATGTCATCAATTG GGAAGAGACATTCAACAACTTCGGGAACAAATTGAGCCCCAGAACTGTGGTGCACAACTG GCTTGGTGGTGGAGTGGCTCAGAGAGTGGTTGCCGCCGGGTTGAGATGCATTGTGAGCAACCAGGACAAGTGGTATTTGGATCACTTGGATGCGAAATGGGAGGGATTTTACATGAATGAGCCCCTAACAAATATCTCTAAGCCTGAGCAGCAGAAATTGGTCATAGGTGGCGAGGTTTGCATGTGGGGTGAACACATAGATGCCTCGGATATCGAGCAAACTATTTGGCCGCGTGCTGCAGCAGCTGCAG AGCGGCTGTGGAGTCCACTTGACAAGCTCGCATCGGACCCAAAGCAAGTGACCGCAAGATTGGCTCGCTTCAGGTGTCTGCTGAATCAAAGGGGAGTTGCGGCAGCACCGCTAGCTGGACTCGGTCGAGCAGCTCCGTCAGAGCCAGGCTCCTGCATTAAGCAGTAG
- the LOC109722894 gene encoding beta-hexosaminidase 3 isoform X2, which yields MSAKNLRFGLFLGLFLICSVAVHGIDLWPMPKSVSHGSKTLYVSREFGLYMEGSNYSDGLGILKGAFERMVDLVEASHVIDGNSSGSGVLSGVNVVVHSPEDSTFSQLCSFNFVTRVVELRSAPWTISDLPRFPYRGLLIDTSRHYLPVRIIKGVIDAMTFSKLNVLHWHIVDTQSFPIEIPSYPRLWNGAYSYSERYTMADAVDIVQYAEKRGVNVLAEIDVPGHALSWGVGYPSLWPSASCQEPLDISNEFTFKVIDGILSDFSKVFKFKFVHLGGDEVDTSCWTITPHVKAWLNQHHMNESDGYRYFVLRAQKIAISHGYDVINWEETFNNFGNKLSPRTVVHNWLGGGVAQRVVAAGLRCIVSNQDKWYLDHLDAKWEGFYMNEPLTNISKPEQQKLVIGGEVCMWGEHIDASDIEQTIWPRAAAAAERLWSPLDKLASDPKQVTARLARFRCLLNQRGVAAAPLAGLGRAAPSEPGSCIKQ from the exons ATGTCAGCAAAAAACCTCAGATTTGGGCTCTTCCTTGGCTTGTTCTTGATTTGTTCCGTCGCCGTTCACGGCATAGACTTGTGGCCAATGCCGAAGTCGGTGAGCCACGGATCGAAAACGCTCTACGTAAGCAGGGAATTTGGGCTGTACATGGAGGGGAGCAACTATTCAGATGGTTTGGGGATCTTAAAAGGCGCTTTCGAGAGGATGGTTGATCTTGTTGAAGCTTCTCATGTTATCGACGGCAATTCGTCGGGTTCCGGTGTTCTTTCCGGCGTAAATGTCGTGGTGCATTCACCGGAGGATTCG ACTTTTAGCCAACTGTGTTCTTTTAATTTCGTTACGAGGGTTGTCGAACTCCGTTCGGCTCCTTGGACTATTTCTGACCTGCCGAGATTTCCTTATCGCGGACTCCTTATAG ATACATCGCGACATTATCTTCCTGTACGGATAATAAAGGGCGTTATCGATGCAATGACCTTTAGTAAACTG AATGTTCTTCACTGGCACATTGTGGACACACAATCATTCCCCATCGAAATACCTTCATATCCAAGATTGTGGAATGGTGCATACTCTTATTCTGAGAGATATACGATGGCCGACGCTGTTGACATAGTACA ATACGCAGAAAAACGAGGAGTAAATGTCTTGGCAGAGATCGATGTTCCAGGACATGCTCTGTCATG GGGCGTCGGGTATCCATCATTATGGCCGTCAGCAAGCTGCCAAGAGCCGCTCGACATCAGCAACGAATTTACGTTCAAAGTAATCGATGGAATTCTTTCAG attttagtaaggtttttaagttcaaatttgtcCATTTGGGAGGTGATGAAGTTGATACAA GTTGCTGGACTATAACTCCTCATGTAAAAGCatg GTTGAATCAACATCATATGAACGAATCCGACGGCTACAGATACTTTGTTTTGCGAGCACAAAAAATAGCAATTTCACATGGTTATGATGTCATCAATTG GGAAGAGACATTCAACAACTTCGGGAACAAATTGAGCCCCAGAACTGTGGTGCACAACTG GCTTGGTGGTGGAGTGGCTCAGAGAGTGGTTGCCGCCGGGTTGAGATGCATTGTGAGCAACCAGGACAAGTGGTATTTGGATCACTTGGATGCGAAATGGGAGGGATTTTACATGAATGAGCCCCTAACAAATATCTCTAAGCCTGAGCAGCAGAAATTGGTCATAGGTGGCGAGGTTTGCATGTGGGGTGAACACATAGATGCCTCGGATATCGAGCAAACTATTTGGCCGCGTGCTGCAGCAGCTGCAG AGCGGCTGTGGAGTCCACTTGACAAGCTCGCATCGGACCCAAAGCAAGTGACCGCAAGATTGGCTCGCTTCAGGTGTCTGCTGAATCAAAGGGGAGTTGCGGCAGCACCGCTAGCTGGACTCGGTCGAGCAGCTCCGTCAGAGCCAGGCTCCTGCATTAAGCAGTAG
- the LOC109719926 gene encoding TPR repeat-containing protein ZIP4 — translation MKISELSPDLRASPHVDSEALNPLPLLLEELETLVADAESLSSSDPSSAEALAAALRRSLARLSSSSSSSSSSAAPLPEHAKLQIWKLSFRLWNACVDLSNSSAVRRPGGVSGGEDRRSRTDQAQVRQAAAELLLLAGCPSGVPSAAAKAASFFHRTGLIWHELGRLDLAAACFERATDLVSGGGGGGAAAGEEERGLVLEINLARARTAWEASDRGLAVALLNRSKSLIHGSSPTWFKTLAEEYLRFGRHELSKKPSGGAPDASDLFSEALDLCEKGIAAAPSETLDLEGLKERCLRFMAAERLQAEDYEGVLRCVRVLRAAAGKGKGKGKGKGEHPSVGYVAMRAWLGAGRVGEAERELKGLVANEEAPEGVCVSAAEAYLATAGPEAALGVLVALAGRCSAGAGAALRIVKRVAEGGGGLGRARVVADLSSDERVVALFDSAAATSKERGAMHALLWNCGAEHFRSKDYEMSAELFESSMLYVPRDEENRSRRSNCFRVLCLCHLALSHLDRAREFIDEANKLEPNIKCAFLKFKIHLQRKEEKEAINQMQSMVSCVDFNPEFLTLSAHEAIASHCIPVAVASLSVLLNLYSPGKPMPMPEVAVLRNLITLLQRNPETELEVLKYSRRASARMAELGPESFFGKGAVGNRELSWFAGNSWNMGLRTGKEKKLECCSEFLELAAEFYNTTTDDNGNQSMVCKSLILSVGATLNVEEQKNAPLLEQDVKKAIDMLTRAGKLLPSLSSSSSHIGDQSAENSAFSFLHTYYSYQLCSRIDHVDSHTQQLQLIKTFAATKPCLPRHLLHLGLAASQGARPNPEAAEFSLNAALSAFLASPSPEYQSIGIALRKLACLAGYSDGNDRAYDVYRQAYQIIVGLKDGEYPIEEGKWLAMTAWNKAGFAVRLRQVNVARKWMKMGLDLARHLKGMEQYIAGMEECFASFEKQCGNEDGKVEGTEIGSKSQPVLV, via the exons ATGAAGATCTCGGAGCTCTCTCCCGATCTCCGCGCGAGTCCCCATGTCGACTCCGAAGCCCTAAaccctctccccctcctcctcgagGAGCTCGAAACCCTAGTCGCCGATGCcgaatccctttcctcctcagaTCCCTCCTCGGCGGAggccctcgccgccgccctccgccgctccctcgcccgcctctcctcctcctcctcctcctcctcctcctccgccgcgccactcCCGGAGCATGCCAAGCTCCAGATATGGAAGCTCAGCTTCCGCCTCTGGAACGCCTGCGTCGACCTCTCCAACTCCTCCGCCGTGCGCCGCCCCGGCGGCGTCAGCGGCGGCGAGGATCGCCGGAGCCGGACCGATCAGGCGCAGGTACGACAAGCAGCGGCGGAGCTCCTCCTGCTCGCCGGGTGCCCCTCCGGggtcccctccgccgccgcaaaGGCGGCGTCGTTCTTCCACCGGACCGGCCTGATCTGGCACGAGCTCGGCCGCCTCGACCTCGCCGCCGCGTGCTTCGAGCGCGCCACCGACCTCGTctccggcggcggagggggcggcgcggccgccggcgaggaggagagggggcTTGTCCTCGAGATCAACCTCGCGAGGGCGCGAACGGCGTGGGAAGCCTCGGATCGGGGCCTCGCCGTGGCGCTCCTCAACCGGTCGAAGAGCCTCATCCACGGATCGTCGCCGACGTGGTTCAAAACCCTAGCGGAGGAGTACCTCCGCTTCGGCAGGCACGAGCTCTCGAAGAAACCGTCGGGCGGGGCCCCAGACGCCTCCGATCTCTTCTCAGAGGCCCTGGATCTGTGCGAGAAGGGGATCGCCGCCGCCCCCTCGGAAACCCTAGATCTGGAAGGGCTGAAGGAGAGGTGCCTCCGCTTCATGGCGGCGGAGCGGCTACAGGCGGAGGACTACGAGGGTGTTCTGAGGTGCGTTAGGGTTTTACGCGCCGCAgcggggaaggggaaggggaaagggaaggggaagggggagCACCCGAGCGTGGGTTACGTGGCGATGAGGGCTTGGTTGGGAGCGGGGAGGGTGggggaggcggagagggagctcAAGGGCTTGGTGGCGAACGAGGAGGCGCCCGAGGGGGTCTGCGTCTCCGCGGCGGAGGCGTACCTCGCCACCGCCGGGCCCGAGGCCGCGCTGGGCGTGCTCGTGGCGCTCGCCGGGAGGTGcagcgccggcgccggcgccgcgctCCGCATCGTGAAGCGCGTGGCCGAGGGCGGCGGAGGGCTGGGTAGGGCGCGCGTGGTGGCGGATCTCTCCTCCGATGAGAGGGTGGTGGCGCTCTTcgactccgccgccgccacctccaaGGAGCGTGGCGCCATGCACGCTCTCCTCTGGAACTG CGGGGCGGAGCATTTCCGGTCCAAGGACTACGAGATGAGCGCCGAGCTCTTCGAAAGCTCGATGCTTTACGTACCCCGCGACGAGGAGAACCGATCCCGGCGATCCAACTGCTTCAGAGTCCTCTGCCTCTGCCACCTTGCCCTCTCCCACCTCGATCGGGCTCGCGAGTTCATCGACGAAGCCAACAAG CTTGAGCCTAACATCAAGTGCGCCTTTCTTAAG TTTAAGATCCACCTgcagagaaaggaagagaaggaagCAATCAACCAGATGCAATCCATGGTGAGCTGTGTCGACTTCAACCCAGAGTTTCTAACTCTTTCGGCTCACGAAGCCATTGCCTCCCACTGTATTCCGGTTGCCGTCGCTTCTTTATCTGTCCTCCTCAACCTCTACTCCCCGGGAAAACCCATGCCAATGCCGGAGGTTGCAGTTCTCCGCAATCTCATCACACTCCTCCAACGTAACCCAGAAACCGAACTCGAGGTCCTGAAGTACAGTCGCCGTGCCAGCGCCCGAATGGCCGAGCTTGGACCCGAGAGTTTCTTTGGTAAAGGGGCTGTTGGGAACCGCGAGTTGAGCTGGTTCGCGGGGAATTCATGGAACATGGGATTGAGGACcggaaaggagaagaagctcGAGTGCTGCTCTGAGTTCTTGGAGCTGGCGGCCGAGTTCTATAACACAACAACTGATGACAACGGAAACCAATCGATGGTTTGCAAGTCTTTGATTTTGAGTGTAGGTGCAACGCTCAATGTTGAGGAGCAAAAGAATGCACCTTTGCTGGAGCAAGACGTCAAAAAGGCCATTGACATGCTGACTAGAGCTGGCAAG CTGCTTCCCTCTCTTTCATCCTCATCCTCACACATTGGCGATCAATCAGCGGAAAACTCTGCTTTCTCCTTCCTCCACACCTACTATTCCTACCAACTCTGTAGTCGGATCGACCACGTTGATTCACATACGCAGCAGCTTCAACTGATTAAAACCTTTGCAGCTACCAAGCCATGCTTGCCCCGCCACCTCCTCCATCTAGGACTAGCTGCTTCTCAAGGCGCACGACCTAACCCTGAGGCAGCTGAATTCTCCCTAAACGCCGCCCTCTCTGCTTTCCTTGCCTCCCCTTCACCAGAGTACCAGTCGATCGGCATTGCCCTTCGTAAACTAGCTTGCCTTGCTGGGTATAGTGATGGGAATGATAGGGCGTATGATGTGTATCGGCAAGCATACCAGATCATCGTGGGGTTGAAGGACGGGGAGTATCCTATTGAAGAGGGTAAATGGCTTGCAATGACTGCATGGAACAAGGCGGGATTCGCTGTTCGGCTTAGGCAGGTGAATGTCGCAAGGAAATGGATGAAGATGGGATTAGATCTTGCTCGGCACTTGAAGGGTATGGAGCAATATATAGCGGGTATGGAGGAGTGTTTTGCAAGCTTTGAGAAGCAGTGTGGTAACGAAGATGGTAAGGTAGAGGGGACAGAGATTGGTAGTAAGTCTCAGCCAGTGTTAGTATAG
- the LOC109709219 gene encoding LOB domain-containing protein 6: protein MASSSSAPIHVSSSSVAAASVPSSSAAAASAAAAAAAAAAAGGGTSSPCAACKFLRRKCQPDCVFAPYFPPDNPQKFVHVHRVFGASNVTKLLNELHPYQREDAVNSLAYEADMRLRDPVYGCVGVISILQHQLRQLQMDLTTAKSELSKYQAAAAAAAAAASAAPSTANFIGGMSSGPPGGSGAHTFMNMNHPIGIGISSGGSGGFGRDQFFSVGMREQQAMMRGYDDMTARVAAMSAVGMGPLGGGGGVQFLRPSAAGGDERPSSGP from the coding sequence ATGGCTTCCTCGTCGTCGGCGCCGATCCACGTGTCCTCCTCATCGGTGGCGGCGGCATCTGTGCCATCGTCTTCGGCCGCTGCGGCATCGGCCGcggccgctgctgccgccgcagCTGCTGCGGGGGGCGGCACGAGCTCCCCGTGTGCCGCGTGCAAGTTCCTGCGACGAAAGTGCCAGCCGGACTGCGTGTTCGCGCCCTACTTCCCGCCGGACAACCCGCAGAAGTTCGTGCACGTGCACCGCGTCTTCGGCGCCAGCAACGTCACGAAGCTGCTCAACGAGCTCCACCCCTACCAGCGGGAGGACGCCGTGAATTCGCTTGCGTACGAAGCCGATATGCGGCTCCGCGACCCCGTCTACGGCTGCGTCGGCGTCATTTCGATACTCCAGCACCAGCTGAGGCAGCTCCAGATGGACCTTACTACCGCGAAATCAGAGCTCTCCAAGTAtcaggccgccgccgccgccgctgcagcGGCAGCTTCCGCCGCGCCGTCCACTGCCAATTTCATCGGCGGCATGTCTTCCGGTCCCCCCGGGGGCAGTGGCGCGCACACTTTCATGAACATGAACCATCCGATAGGTATTGGGATCAGCAGCGGCGGCAGTGGGGGGTTCGGAAGAGATCAATTCTTTTCGGTCGGGATGCGCGAGCAGCAGGCGATGATGAGGGGTTATGATGACATGACGGCGAGGGTGGCGGCCATGAGTGCGGTCGGCATGGGGCCGCTCGGCGGGGGCGGTGGTGTGCAGTTCCTCAGACCGAGCGCCGCAGGCGGCGACGAGCGGCCCAGTTCTGGGCCTTAA